The Actinomycetes bacterium genome contains a region encoding:
- a CDS encoding STAS domain-containing protein, translated as MISLLDPHRTGVHTVVGVTGEIDVATAPALRDSVLGLLNRGATSLVLDLRGVTFVDSTGVGSLLRVHHRAALLGGSVHFVADHPAVLRVFDLMQLRRRLHVTPTVAAVDDCCPALRRGVPAPTVRIAQPDRLTP; from the coding sequence TTGATCAGTTTGCTCGATCCGCACCGCACCGGGGTCCACACCGTGGTGGGGGTCACGGGGGAGATCGACGTCGCCACGGCTCCGGCCCTGCGCGACTCCGTGCTCGGGCTGCTCAACCGCGGGGCGACCAGCCTCGTCCTGGACCTCCGCGGCGTGACCTTCGTCGACTCGACCGGGGTCGGCAGCCTGCTGCGGGTCCACCACCGCGCGGCCCTGCTGGGCGGCTCCGTGCACTTCGTCGCCGACCACCCGGCGGTGCTGCGGGTGTTCGACCTCATGCAGCTGCGCCGGCGGCTGCACGTGACTCCCACCGTCGCCGCCGTCGACGACTGCTGCCCGGCGCTGCGCCGTGGGGTGCCGGCGCCGACCGTGCGGATCGCGCAGCCCGACCGCCTGACGCCCTAG